A single window of Silurus meridionalis isolate SWU-2019-XX chromosome 11, ASM1480568v1, whole genome shotgun sequence DNA harbors:
- the LOC124393120 gene encoding mucin-12-like isoform X4 produces the protein MWCCKRLWLLLIALVHILDVRALGVWNRRPAQDWYSVDVKMGLDQTQGSSFLPDGGHNSTARRDESKANAGALQNSVVSHAGLSSSDALGTGFSGQSENIFNTIQGFQTQNVGLCAQSTSDQDVPTPEIQTSHGVQSFGMSNHQGLPSPCGGSQTGPAFIVTQQTSENAMSSGSMLGTSSFTNGYQTQGLTGYGLFQGLVSQFGSSQTQPGTNQLSFAPASTVTQQVTDSATTGGSSSFSIPSSPSGSQSPSAYWLSLGLSSPYGGFQTQPGTNQLGSVPASTVTQQVTDSATTGGSPSGSQSSTGYGLFQGLVSQFGSSQTQPGTNQLSSAPASTVTQQVTDSATTGGSPSGSQSSTGYGLFQGLVSQFGSSQTQPGTNQLSSAPASTVTQQVTDSATTGGSSSFSIPSSPSGSQSPSAYWLSLGLSSPYGGFQTQPGTNQLGSVPASTVTQQVTDSATTGGSPSGSQSSTGYGLFQGLVSQFGSSQTQPGTNQLSSAPASTVTQQVTDSATTGGSPSGSQSPSAYWLSLGLSSPYGGFQTQPGTNQLGSVPASTVTQQVTDSATTGDSPSGSQSSTGYGLFQGLVSQFGSSQTQPGTNQLSSAPASTVTQQVTDSATTGGSPSGSQSSTGYGLFQGLVSQFGSSQTQPGTNQLSSAPASTVTQQVTDSATTGGSSSFSIPSSPSGSQSPSAYWLSLGLSSPYGGFQTQPGTNQLSSAPASTVTQQVTDSATTGGSPSGSQSSTGYGLFQGLVSQFGSSQTQPGTNQLSSAPASTVTQQVTDSATTGGSSSFSIPSSPSGSQSPSAYWLSLGLSSPYVGFQTQPGTNQLGSVPASTVTQQVTDSAPTGGSPSGSQSSTGYGLFQGLVSQFGSSQTQPGTNQLSSAPALTVTQQSAETGPSISPPVSVSSSLSGSQSPSAYWLSLGLSSPYGGFQTQPGTNQLASVPASTVTQQVTDSATTGGSSSFSISSSPSGSQSSTGYGLFQGLVNQFGSTQTQPGTNQLSSAPASTVTQQSAETGPSISPPVSLSSSLSGSHSPSAYWLSLGLSSPYGGFQTQPGTNQLSSAPASTVTQQVTDSATTGGSPSGSQSSTGYGLFQGLSSHDGGFQTQPGTNQLSSAPASTVTQQVTDSATTGGSSSFSIPSSPSGSQSSTGYGLFQGLVSQFGSSQTQQGTNQLSSAPASTVTQQSAESGPSISPPVSLSSSLSGSQSPSAYWLSLGLSSPFGGFQTQPGTNQLGSVPASTVTQQVTDSAPTGGSPSGSQSSTGYGLFQGLVSQFGSSQTQPGTNQLSFAPASTVTQQVTDSATTGGSSSFSIPSSPSGSQSPSAYWLSLGLSSPYGGFQTQPGTNQLGSVPASTVTQQVTDSATTGDSPSGSQSSTGYGLFQGLVSQFGSSQTQPGTNQLSSAPALTVTQQVTDSATTGGSPSGSQSPSAYWLSLGLSSPYGGFQTQPGTNQLGSVPASTVTQQVTDSATTGGSSSFSIPSSPSGSQSPSAYWLSLGLSSPYGGFQTQPGTNQLGSVPASTVTQQVTDSATTGDSPSGSQSSTGYGLFQGLVSQFGSSQTQPGTNQLSSAPASTVTQQVTDSATTGGSPSGSQSSTGYGLFQGLVSQFGSSQTQPGTNQLSFAPASTVTQQVTDSATTGGSSSFSIPSSPSGSQSPSAYWLSLGLSSPYGGFQTQPGTNQLGSVPASTVTQQVTDSATTGGSPSGSQSSTGYGLFQGLVSQFGSSQTQPGTNQLSSAPASTVTQQVTDSATTGGSSSFSIPSSPSGSQSPSAYWLSLGLSSPYGGFQTQPGTNQLGSVPASTVTQQVTDSATTGGSPSGSQSPSAYWLSLGLSSPYGGFQTQPGTNQLGSVPASTVTQQVTDSATTGGSPSGSQSSTGYGLFQGLVSQFGSSQTQPGTNQLSFAPASTVTQQVTDSATTGGSSSFSIPSSPSGSQSPSAYWLSLGLSSPYGGFQTQPGTNQLGSVPASTVTQQVTDSATTGGSPSGSQSSTGYGLFQGLVSQFGSSQTQPGTNQLSSAPASTVTQQVTDSATTGGSPSGSQSSTGYGLFQGLVSQFGSSQTQPGTNQLSSAPASTVTQQVTDSATTGGSPSGSQSSTGYGLFQGLVSQFGSSQTQPGTNQLSSAPASTVTQQVTDSATTGGSSSFSIPSSPSGSQSPSAYWLSLGLSSPYGGFQTQPGTNQLSSAPASTVTQQVTDSATTGGSSSFSIPSSPSGSQSSTGYGLFQGLSSPYGGFQTQPGTNQLSSAPASTVTQQVTDSATTGGSPSGSQSSTGYGLFQGLSSHDGGFQTQPGTNQLSSAPASTVTQQVTDSATTGGSSSFSIPSSPSGSQSSTGYGLFQGLVSQFGSSQTQQGTNQLSSAPASTVTQQSAESGPSISPPVSLSSSLSGSQSPSAYWLSLGLSSPFGGFQTQPGTNQLGSVPASTVTQQVTDSATTGGSSSFSISSSPSGSQSSTGYGLFQGLVNQFGSTQTQPGTNQLSSAPASTVTQQSAETGPSISPPVSLSSSLSGSQSSTGYGLFQGLSSHDGGFQTQPGTNQLSSAPASTVTQQVTDSSTTGGSSSFSIPSSPSGSQSPSAYWLSLGLSSPYGGFQTQPGTNQLGSVPASTVTQQVTDSGTTGGSPSGSQSSSGYGLFQGLVSQSGSSQTQPGTNQLSSVPALTVTQQSVESGPSISPPVSLSSSLSGSQSPSAYWLSLGLSSPYGGFQTQQGTNQLSSAPASTVTQQVTGSATTGGSPSGSQSSTGYGLSQQGTNYLGSVTALTSSSASSAFQSQTLSQEQSHNVQQLGTFNQMLPAFWFGHQSCKNNVFSGSSNISKLTSH, from the exons ATGTGGTGCTGCAAAAG GCTCTGGTTACTCTTAATTGCTTTAGTTCACATACTGGATGTAAGGGCACTTGGAG TGTGGAACAGAAGGCCTGCACAGGATTGGTACAGTGTTGATGTAAAGATGGGTCTTGATCAGACTCAAGGAAGCAGTTTCCTTCCTGATGGTGGCCACAACTCCACAGCCAGGAGGGATGAAAGTAAAGCCAATGCTGGAGCTTTGCAAAATAGTGTAGTCTCTCATGCAGGCTTATCTTCATCAGATGCCCTGGGAACTGGATTTTCTGGTCAGTCAGAGAATATATTTAACACCATTCAAGGCTTCCAAACTCAGAATGTTGGTTTGTGTGCTCAATCCACATCTGATCAGGATGTTCCAACCCCTGAGATTCAGACCAGCCATGGGGTTCAATCTTTTGGCATGTCAAACCATCAAGGGCTTCCAAGCCCATGTGGTGGTAGTCAAACAGGCCCTGCCTTTATTGTGACTCAGCAGACCTCAGAAAATGCAATGTCCAGTGGTTCAATGCTTGGTACATCAAGCTTTACCAATGGTTATCAAACCCAAGGCTTGACTGGCTATGGACTGTTTCAAGGGCTTGTGAGCCAGTTTGGTAGTTCCCagacacagccaggcacaaatcaaCTGAGTTTTGCTCCTGCTTCAACTGTGACCCAGCAGGTAACTGACAGTGCTACAACAGGAGGCTCCTCTAGTTTCAGCATCCCAAGCTCtcctagtggttctcaaagccCCTCTGCCTATTGGCTTTCCCTAGGCCTTTCCAGCCCATATGGTGGTTTCCagacacagccaggcacaaatcaaCTGGGCTCTGTTCCTGCTTCAACTGTGACCCAGCAGGTAACTGACAGTGCTACAACAGGAGGCTCtcctagtggttctcaaagctcAACTGGCTATGGACTGTTTCAAGGACTTGTGAGCCAGTTTGGTAGTTCCCagacacagccaggcacaaatcaactgagttctgctcctgcttcaactgtgacccagcaggtaactgacagtgctacaacaggaggctctcctagtggttctcaaagctcAACTGGTTATGGACTGTTTCAAGGACTTGTGAGCCAGTTTGGTAGTTCCCagacacagccaggcacaaatcaaCTGAGTTCTGCTCCTGCTTCAACTGTGACCCAGCAGGTAACTGACAGTGCTACAACAGGAGGCTCCTCTAGTTTCAGCATCCCAAGCTCtcctagtggttctcaaagccCCTCTGCCTATTGGCTTTCCCTAGGCCTTTCCAGCCCATATGGTGGTTTCCagacacagccaggcacaaatcaaCTGGGCTCTGTTCCTGCTTCAACTGTGACCCAGCAGGTAACTGACAGTGCTACAACAGGAGGCTCtcctagtggttctcaaagctcAACTGGCTATGGACTGTTTCAAGGACTTGTGAGCCAGTTTGGTAGTTCCCagacacagccaggcacaaatcaactgagttctgctcctgcttcaactgtgacccagcaggtaactgacagtgctacaacaggaggctctcctagtggttctcaaagccCCTCTGCCTATTGGCTTTCCCTAGGCCTTTCCAGCCCTTATGGTGGTTTCCagacacagccaggcacaaatcaaCTGGGCTCTGTTCCTGCTTCAACTGTGACCCAGCAGGTAACTGACAGTGCTACAACAGGAGACTCtcctagtggttctcaaagctcAACTGGCTATGGACTGTTTCAAGGACTTGTGAGCCAGTTTGGTAGTTCCCagacacagccaggcacaaatcaactgagttctgctcctgcttcaactgtgacccagcaggtaactgacagtgctacaacaggaggctctcctagtggttctcaaagctcAACTGGTTATGGACTGTTTCAAGGACTTGTGAGCCAGTTTGGTAGTTCCCagacacagccaggcacaaatcaaCTGAGTTCTGCTCCTGCTTCAACTGTGACCCAGCAGGTAACTGACAGTGCTACAACAGGAGGCTCCTCTAGTTTCAGCATCCCAA gctctcctagtggttctcaaagccCCTCTGCCTATTGGCTTTCCCTAGGCCTTTCCAGCCCTTATGGTGGTTTCCagacacagccag gcacaaatcaaCTGAGTTCTGCTCCTGCTTCAACTGTGACCCAGCAGGTAACTGACAGTGCTACAACAGGAG GCTCtcctagtggttctcaaagctcAACTGGTTATGGACTGTTTCAAGGACTTGTGAGCCAGTTTGGTAGTTCCCagacacagccaggcacaaatcaactgagttctgctcctgcttcaactgtgacccagcaggtaactgacagtgctacaacaggag GCTCCTCTAGTTTCAGCATCCCAAGCTCtcctagtggttctcaaagccCCTCTGCCTATTGGCTTTCCCTAGGCCTTTCCAGCCCTTATGTTGGTTTCCAGACACAGCCAGGAACAAATCAACTGGGCTCTGTTCCTGCTTCAACTGTGACCCAGCAGGTAACTGACAGTGCTCCAACAGGAGGCTCtcctagtggttctcaaagctcAACTGGCTATGGACTGTTTCAAGGACTTGTGAGCCAGTTTGGTAGTTCCCagacacagccaggcacaaatcaaCTGAGTTCTGCTCCTGCTTTAACTGTGACCCAACAGTCTGCTGAGACTGGACCATCCATTAGCCCTCCTGTTTCAGTGTCCTCCAGTTTGAGTGGTTCTCAAAGCCCCTCTGCCTATTGGCTTTCCCTAGGCCTTTCCAGCCCATATGGTGGTTTCCagacacagccaggcacaaatcaaCTGGCCTCTGTTCCTGCTTCAACTGTGACCCAGCAGGTAACTGACAGTGCTACAACAGGAGGCTCCTCTAGTTTCAGCATCTCCAGCTCtcctagtggttctcaaagctcAACTGGCTATGGACTGTTTCAAGGACTTGTGAACCAGTTTGGTAGTACCCagacacagccaggcacaaatcaaCTGAGTTCTGCTCCTGCTTCAACTGTGACCCAACAGTCTGCTGAGACTGGACCATCCATTAGCCCTCCTGTTTCATTGTCCTCCAGTTTGAGTGGTTCTCACAGCCCCTCTGCCTATTGGCTTTCCCTAGGCCTTTCCAGCCCATATGGTGGTTTCCagacacagccaggcacaaatcaactgagttctgctcctgcttcaactgtgacccagcaggtaactgacagtgctacaacaggaggctctcctagtggttctcaaagctcAACTGGCTATGGACTGTTTCAAGGACTTTCCAGCCATGATGGTGGTTTCCagacacagccaggcacaaatcaaCTGAGTTCTGCTCCTGCTTCAACTGTGACCCAGCAGGTAACTGACAGTGCTACAACAGGAGGCTCCTCTAGTTTCAGCATCCCAAGCTCtcctagtggttctcaaagctcAACTGGCTATGGACTGTTTCAAGGACTTGTGAGCCAGTTTGGTAGTTCCCAGACACAGCAAGGCACAAATCAACTGAGTTCTGCTCCTGCTTCAACTGTAACCCAACAGTCTGCTGAGAGTGGACCATCCATTAGCCCTCCTGTTTCATTGTCCTCCAGTTTGAGTGGGTCTCAAAGCCCCTCTGCCTATTGGCTTTCCCTAGGCCTTTCCAGCCCATTTGGTGGTTTCCAGACACAGCCAGGAACAAATCAACTGGGCTCTGTTCCTGCTTCAACTGTGACCCAGCAGGTAACTGACAGTGCTCCAACAGGAGGCTCtcctagtggttctcaaagctcAACTGGCTATGGACTGTTTCAAGGACTTGTGAGCCAGTTTGGTAGTTCCCagacacagccaggcacaaatcaaCTGAGTTTTGCTCCTGCTTCAACTGTGACCCAGCAGGTAACTGACAGTGCTACAACAGGAGGCTCCTCTAGTTTCAGCATCCCAA gctctcctagtggttctcaaagccCCTCTGCCTATTGGCTTTCCCTAGGCCTTTCCAGCCCTTATGGTGGTTTCCagacacagccaggcacaaatcaaCTGGGCTCTGTTCCTGCTTCAACTGTGACCCAGCAGGTAACTGACAGTGCTACAACAGGAGACTCtcctagtggttctcaaagctcAACTGGCTATGGACTGTTTCAAGGACTTGTGAGCCAGTTTGGTAGTTCCCagacacagccaggcacaaatcaactgagttctgctcctgctttaactgtgacccagcaggtaactgacagtgctacaacaggaggctctcctagtggttctcaaagccCCTCTGCCTATTGGCTTTCCCTAGGCCTTTCCAGCCCTTATGGTGGTTTCCagacacagccaggcacaaatcaaCTGGGCTCTGTTCCTGCTTCAACTGTGACCCAGCAGGTAACTGACAGTGCTACAACAGGAG GCTCCTCTAGTTTCAGCATCCCAA gctctcctagtggttctcaaagccCCTCTGCCTATTGGCTTTCCCTAGGCCTTTCCAGCCCTTATGGTGGTTTCCagacacagccaggcacaaatcaaCTGGGCTCTGTTCCTGCTTCAACTGTGACCCAGCAGGTAACTGACAGTGCTACAACAGGAGACTCtcctagtggttctcaaagctcAACTGGCTATGGACTGTTTCAAGGACTTGTGAGCCAGTTTGGTAGTTCCCagacacagccag gcacaaatcaactgagttctgctcctgcttcaactgtgacccagcaggtaactgacagtgctacaacaggaggctctcctagtggttctcaaagctcAACTGGTTATGGACTGTTTCAAGGACTTGTGAGCCAGTTTGGTAGTTCCCagacacagccaggcacaaatcaaCTGAGTTTTGCTCCTGCTTCAACTGTGACCCAGCAGGTAACTGACAGTGCTACAACAGGAGGCTCCTCTAGTTTCAGCATCCCAAGCTCtcctagtggttctcaaagccCCTCTGCCTATTGGCTTTCCCTAGGCCTTTCCAGCCCATATGGTGGTTTCCagacacagccaggcacaaatcaaCTGGGCTCTGTTCCTGCTTCAACTGTGACCCAGCAGGTAACTGACAGTGCTACAACAGGAGGCTCtcctagtggttctcaaagctcAACTGGCTATGGACTGTTTCAAGGACTTGTGAGCCAGTTTGGTAGTTCCCagacacagccaggcacaaatcaactgagttctgctcctgcttcaactgtgacccagcaggtaactgacagtgctacaacaggag GCTCCTCTAGTTTCAGCATCCCAAGCTCtcctagtggttctcaaagccCCTCTGCCTATTGGCTTTCCCTAGGCCTTTCCAGCCCATATGGTGGTTTCCagacacagccaggcacaaatcaaCTGGGCTCTGTTCCTGCTTCAACTGTGACCCAGCAGGTAACTGACAGTGCTACAACAGGAG gctctcctagtggttctcaaagccCCTCTGCCTATTGGCTTTCCCTAGGCCTTTCCAGCCCTTATGGTGGTTTCCagacacagccaggcacaaatcaaCTGGGCTCTGTTCCTGCTTCAACTGTGACCCAGCAGGTAACTGACAGTGCTACAACAGGAGGCTCtcctagtggttctcaaagctcAACTGGCTATGGACTGTTTCAAGGACTTGTGAGCCAGTTTGGTAGTTCCCagacacagccaggcacaaatcaaCTGAGTTTTGCTCCTGCTTCAACTGTGACCCAGCAGGTAACTGACAGTGCTACAACAGGAGGCTCCTCTAGTTTCAGCATCCCAAGCTCtcctagtggttctcaaagccCCTCTGCCTATTGGCTTTCCCTAGGCCTTTCCAGCCCATATGGTGGTTTCCagacacagccaggcacaaatcaaCTGGGCTCTGTTCCTGCTTCAACTGTGACCCAGCAGGTAACTGACAGTGCTACAACAGGAGGCTCtcctagtggttctcaaagctcAACTGGCTATGGACTGTTTCAAGGACTTGTGAGCCAGTTTGGTAGTTCCCagacacagccaggcacaaatcaactgagttctgctcctgcttcaactgtgacccagcaggtaactgacagtgctacaacaggaggctctcctagtggttctcaaagctcAACTGGTTATGGACTGTTTCAAGGACTTGTGAGCCAGTTTGGTAGTTCCCagacacagccaggcacaaatcaaCTGAGTTCTGCTCCTGCTTCAACTGTGACCCAGCAGGTAACTGACAGTGCTACAACAGGAG GCTCtcctagtggttctcaaagctcAACTGGTTATGGACTGTTTCAAGGACTTGTGAGCCAGTTTGGTAGTTCCCagacacagccaggcacaaatcaactgagttctgctcctgcttcaactgtgacccagcaggtaactgacagtgctacaacaggag GCTCCTCTAGTTTCAGCATCCCAAGCTCtcctagtggttctcaaagccCCTCTGCCTATTGGCTTTCCCTAG GCCTTTCCAGCCCATATGGTGGTTTCCagacacagccaggcacaaatcaaCTGAGTTCTGCTCCTGCTTCAACTGTGACCCAGCAGGTAACTGACAGTGCTACAACAGGAGGCTCCTCTAGTTTCAGCATCCCAAGCTCtcctagtg GTTCTCAAAGCTCAACTGGCTATGGACTGTTTCAAGGACTTTCCAGCCCATATGGTGGTTTCCagacacagccaggcacaaatcaactgagttctgctcctgcttcaactgtgacccagcaggtaactgacagtgctacaacaggaggctctcctagtggttctcaaagctcAACTGGCTATGGACTGTTTCAAGGACTTTCCAGCCATGATGGTGGTTTCCagacacagccaggcacaaatcaaCTGAGTTCTGCTCCTGCTTCAACTGTGACCCAGCAGGTAACTGACAGTGCTACAACAGGAG GCTCCTCTAGTTTCAGCATCCCAAGCTCtcctagtggttctcaaagctcAACTGGCTATGGACTGTTTCAAGGACTTGTGAGCCAGTTTGGTAGTTCCCAGACACAGCAAGGCACAAATCAACTGAGTTCTGCTCCTGCTTCAACTGTAACCCAACAGTCTGCTGAGAGTGGACCATCCATTAGCCCTCCTGTTTCATTGTCCTCCAGTTTGAGTGGGTCTCAAAGCCCCTCTGCCTATTGGCTTTCCCTAGGCCTTTCCAGCCCATTTGGTGGTTTCCAGACACAGCCAGGAACAAATCAACTGGGCTCTGTTCCTGCTTCAACTGTGACCCAGCAGGTAACTGACAGTGCTACAACAGGAG GCTCCTCTAGTTTCAGCATCTCCAGCTCtcctagtggttctcaaagctcAACTGGCTATGGACTGTTTCAAGGACTTGTGAACCAGTTTGGTAGTACCCagacacagccaggcacaaatcaaCTGAGTTCTGCTCCTGCTTCAACTGTGACCCAACAGTCTGCTGAGACTGGACCATCCATTAGCCCTCCTGTTTCATTGTCCTCCAGTTTGAGTGGTTCTCAAAGCTCAACTGGCTATGGACTGTTTCAAGGACTTTCCAGCCATGATGGTGGTTTCCagacacagccaggcacaaatcaaCTGAGTTCTGCTCCTGCTTCAACTGTGACCCAGCAGGTAACTGACAGTTCTACAACAGGTGGGTCCTCTAGTTTCAGCATCCCAAGCTCtcctagtggttctcaaagccCCTCTGCCTATTGGCTTTCCCTAGGCCTTTCCAGCCCATATGGTGGTTTCCagacacagccaggcacaaatcaaCTGGGCTCTGTTCCTGCTTCAACTGTAACCCAGCAGGTAACTGACAGTGGTACAACAGGAGGCTCtcctagtggttctcaaagctcATCTGGCTATGGACTGTTTCAAGGACTTGTGAGCCAGTCTGGTAGTTCCCagacacagccaggcacaaatcaaCTGAGTTCTGTTCCTGCTTTAACTGTGACCCAACAGTCTGTTGAGAGTGGACCATCCATTAGCCCTCCTGTTTCATTGTCCTCCAGTTTGAGTGGTTCTCAAAGCCCCTCTGCCTATTGGCTTTCCCTAGGCCTTTCCAGCCCATATGGTGGTTTCCAGACACAGCAAGGCACAAATCAACTGAGTTCTGCTCCTGCTTCAACTGTGACCCAGCAGGTAACTGGCAGTGCTACAACAGGAGGCTCtcctagtggttctcaaagctcAACTGGCTATGGACTGTCACAGCAAGGCACAAATTATTTGGGCTCTGTTACTGCTTTAACTAGTAGCTCTGCTTCCAGTGCATTTCAAAGCCAAACTTTGTCTCAAGAACAGAGCCATAATGTACAGCAACTTGGGACCTTCAATCAGATGCTTCCTGCTTTTTGGTTTGGCCACCAGTCTTGTAAAAATAACGTGTTCAGTGGTTCTTCCAATATTTCCAAGCTTACCTCACATTAA